The DNA region GCCGTGCGCAACCTCCGCACCTTCCGGTTCCACTACGCCGTCCTGCAGTGGGCGCTCCTGCTCGCGTCCCTCGCGCCGCGGCACCGGGCGTCCGTGGTCTTCCTCATGGCGGCCTCCAAGGGCCTCCTCGTCTATGGGGGTCTCCTCAAGGCGTTCCCCAACTCGGCGCTGCTCCGGAGGCTCCTCGACCGCCGCCTCGTCGCCGCGGTGTtcctcgcgctcgtgctcgccgACATCGTCGCCGCTGGCGCCGTCGCCAACCTcctcgccgcgctcgccgcgggGGTCCCGATCGTCGTCCTCCACGCGTCCTTCCGCGTCCGCGACGACCTCGAGGGACCCTCGCCTGAGGCCGCGGGGGAGAACGGCAAGGACGACGAGACGGCGGCGGTCGTCGAGAAGAAGGAGGACGGCGACGTCGAGGCGGGGCCCACGCGGCGGTCCATGGCCGCGGCACCAAGACCACCCAAATGAGGAATTACTAGCAACTAGTAAAAATCATACATTTCGTAGATTAATTACGGGGTCTCGTTGTCTTGGAATATAGGAACAATTCGTGGTCAAAACCTGTCTTACCGGCCTGCTTCTTGATTCAATCCATACTGTGAGGAGGAGCCTAGGAATTTTTGGGGGAAATTCAATTATTAGAATGTAGTGGTAACTGTGACAGTGAATGTTGAGGTTTAAGATGACTCATTGTGAAGTCTCTTATTCATATTCCTTGAGTACTGACAAGTCTTTGATCTTGCAAGAAATGGCTTACACTTGATCTTCCACCGTTATCGCCACTTGTTTTTGGCGCTCCATTTGATCAAACAGCGTACCATCTTGGCG from Panicum hallii strain FIL2 chromosome 9, PHallii_v3.1, whole genome shotgun sequence includes:
- the LOC112873961 gene encoding uncharacterized protein LOC112873961; its protein translation is MGAAGAIRRAAAAAADRACAGARGFRRALARFAPRPSAFAPAADAEAAAVRAVRNLRTFRFHYAVLQWALLLASLAPRHRASVVFLMAASKGLLVYGGLLKAFPNSALLRRLLDRRLVAAVFLALVLADIVAAGAVANLLAALAAGVPIVVLHASFRVRDDLEGPSPEAAGENGKDDETAAVVEKKEDGDVEAGPTRRSMAAAPRPPK